One stretch of Kluyveromyces marxianus DMKU3-1042 DNA, complete genome, chromosome 8 DNA includes these proteins:
- the YVC1 gene encoding Yvc1p — MEQSVLPCTSQEYWEDPANTSNCIAPNSRQILKIATNLKYLIDEVIPIAYDESSITCEHSRIINAKVIKLAREACGGDRKNRDSVKKYESVIVFALLKVCGWYWGLAESELHNSEVYNARAVAAQQLSKLIIEETEQEDYHYTFMQLLLRRYVINENEVDSVPTSALELAMDMHCTIVIGSSGYQRCLKWLWRGWIVQNKYDPETFTLCSIVPRCELRKHFTPDRLRAPVYQNLLQIIFSLFYLMFYTIVVNQKDSVNVEPIGFWESWFYVFTLGHIIDEVVKCYHIGWAYLGFWNVYHDFMFSIIVWSIVLRIMSVCPWKTNMPAEHWDTVSYRILSCAAPLVWSRLLLYLESERFVGALLVVLAHMMRESIYFFFLLILVMIGFLQGFLGLDSADGKREITWPILTNLLTTILGGGGFDMFEKFAPPYAAVLYYSYCFIVTIILLNILVALYASAYQKVIDNATDEYLALMAQKTLRYIRAPDEDVYVPPLNLIEICITPVLWLLPKRQARGLSNIVMTIIYSPILCYIAVVETVQARRIMYNRLNKLPDDANEDDVAWDLTDGFQEEDVSLLDSNVVKSFKVTKRRNERAQQIQREAENVDPRFAVRKEWFKEVKQVVQPVTEGFETGIGWEHYRIFNELTERQVESDKKIDELTDMVNNLTSLIKELKIKED; from the coding sequence ATGGAACAATCTGTCCTTCCTTGCACTTCTCAGGAGTACTGGGAAGACCCAGCCAATACTTCCAATTGCATTGCGCCTAATTCGAGACAAATTCTAAAGATTGCAACTAATTTGAAGTATTTAATTGATGAGGTGATTCCTATTGCCTATGACGAAAGTTCGATCACTTGTGAGCATTCCAGGATCATAAACGCCAAAGTTATCAAGCTTGCTCGAGAAGCATGTGGGGGTGATCGAAAGAACCGGGACTCTGTGAAAAAGTATGAGTCTGTGATTGTTTTTGCGTTGTTGAAAGTGTGTGGATGGTATTGGGGTTTGGCAGAATCTGAACTTCACAACTCAGAAGTTTACAATGCAAGAGCGGTGGCTGCTCAACAATTGTCTAAATTAATTATCGAAGAAACTGAGCAGGAGGATTACCACTACACGTTTATGCAGTTGCTCTTACGCAGATATGTGatcaatgaaaatgaagtgGATTCTGTTCCGACTTCTGCACTTGAACTAGCTATGGATATGCACTGCACCATTGTTATTGGCTCATCTGGCTACCAAAGGTGTTTGAAGTGGCTATGGAGAGGGTGGATTGTGCAAAATAAATACGACCCTGAAACCTTCACGCTTTGTTCCATCGTTCCCCGCTGTGAACTGCGCAAGCATTTTACCCCAGACAGGTTACGTGCTCCTGTATACCAGAATCTGCTTCAAATCatattttcattgttttatttgatGTTCTATACTATTGTCGTTAACCAAAAGGACTCTGTTAACGTCGAGCCCATTGGATTCTGGGAATCATGGTTTTACGTATTTACGTTGGGGCACATAATCGATGAGGTGGTAAAATGCTACCACATTGGGTGGGCATATCTTGGATTCTGGAATGTGTACCACGACTTCATGTTTAGTATAATAGTGTGGTCCATTGTGTTACGTATCATGAGCGTCTGCCCTTGGAAAACCAATATGCCAGCCGAACATTGGGATACTGTTTCCTACAGAATTTTATCCTGTGCCGCCCCATTGGTTTGGTCACGACTATTGTTATACTTGGAATCTGAAAGATTTGTCGGGGCGTTGTTGGTTGTTTTGGCACACATGATGAGAGAATCCatttacttcttcttcttattgaTTTTGGTAATGATAGGATTCCTACAAGGTTTCCTTGGTCTAGATTCTGCAGATGGTAAAAGAGAGATCACATGGCCCATTTTGACAAACCTTTTGACTACCATCCTAGGCGGAGGTGGCTTTGATATGTTTGAGAAGTTTGCTCCACCATATGCAGCCGTATTATATTACAGCTACTGCTTCATTGTTACCATTATATTATTGAATATCTTGGTTGCCCTCTATGCTAGTGCATACCAAAAAGTCATCGACAATGCAACAGATGAGTATTTGGCGTTGATGGCACAGAAAACACTAAGATATATCAGAGCTCCAGATGAAGATGTATATGTGCCCCCATTGAATTTAATCGAGATATGCATAACTCCAGTATTGTGGCTACTACCTAAACGTCAAGCAAGGGGATTATCAAATATTGTGATGACTATCATTTACTCCCCTATTTTATGCTATATCGCAGTTGTGGAAACAGTACAAGCTCGTCGCATCATGTACAATAGGCTCAACAAGCTACCAGATGATGccaatgaagatgatgtgGCATGGGATTTAACTGATGGTTTCCAAGAGGAAGACGTTAGCCTTCTAGACAGCAATGTTGTTAAAAGCTTCAAAGTGACTAAAAGGAGGAACGAGAGGGCCCAGCAGATCCAAAGAGAAGCTGAAAATGTTGATCCTCGTTTCGCAGTTAGGAAAGAATGGTTCAAAGAGGTAAAGCAAGTTGTACAACCTGTTACTGAAGGCTTTGAAACTGGTATTGGTTGGGAACACTATCGGATATTTAATGAGTTGACTGAAAGACAGGTAGAATCTGATAAAAAAATCGACGAGCTCACAGATATGGTCAATAACTTAACTAGTCTGAtcaaagaattaaaaataaaggaagaTTGA
- the TOP2 gene encoding DNA topoisomerase 2, translating into MTQSKSVSERYQKISQLEHILKRPDTYIGSVETQESVQWIHDEATDCMIEKTVNIVPGLFKIFDEILVNAADNKVRDPSMKKIDVTINQEENLIEVRNDGKGIPVEIHEKEGIYIPEMIFGHLLTSSNYDDDEKKVTGGRNGYGAKLCNIFSTEFILETADPSKGQKYVQKWENNMSVCHPPSITSYKRGPSYTKVSFRADLQRFNMEKLDDDIVGVMRRRVYDINGSVRDVNVSLNGKPLKIKNFKNYVELYLKSLEKIKLNRLQELTNPDEPAQEPTNIPAILYEKINDRWEIAFAVSENSFQQISFVNSIATTSGGTHVNYVTDQIVKKVSDRLKKQKKSIKPFQIKNNMFIFINCLIENPAFTSQTKEQLTTRVKDFGSKCEVPNDFVNKVMKTDLATRIFDIADENAEKQLKKTDGSRKNRITEYPKLEDANKAGTKEGYKCTLVLTEGDSALSLAVAGLAVVGRDYYGCFPLRGKMLNVREATPDQITKNAEIQAIKKIMGLQHKKRYEDATSLRYGHIMIMTDQDHDGSHIKGLIINFLESSFPGLLDIPGFLIEFITPIIKITITRPKKQTISFYNMPDYEKWREEESHKYTWKQKYYKGLGTSTQQEAREYFSQLDLHLKKFHALQGDDCQLIDLAFSKKKADDRKEWLKLYEPGTVLDPKLTEIPISDFINKELILFSLADNIRSIPSVLDGLKPGQRKVIYACFKRNLKSEIKVAQLGGYVSEHTGYHHGEASLYQTIVGLAQDFVGSNNIYLLKPNGAFGTRATGGKDSAAPRYIFTELNKITRKIFNSLDDPLLTYIQDDEQTVEPEWYLPVIPMILVNGCEGIGTGWSTNIPPFNPVDIVNNVKRLLKGEEMEPMAPWYRGWKGSIEKIDTQKYRTYGRIEQIDECTLEITELPPKTWTCVIKEYLLLGLSGNDKVKPWIKDMQEQHGATIKFIVTLSPEEMEKTRKIGFYERFKLVSTVSLSNMVAFDPQGKIKKYDDVRDILSDFYYTRLEYYQKRKDYISERLKWEVDKLSFQVKFIKMIVEKELTVSNKPRPVLFKELESLGFPTFNKEGKPTYGKVSDIASIEEIKKDEDEDDDDEDDEKEDPDESEDVVNGPEEKFGNYDYLLGMKIWSLTKERYEKLLEQMQEKQTELERLLKLSAKDLWNIDLDDFMAQYERFIELDEEIRNNIVPDAATKKKGKRTRRKDDDDYDPKKPKKRSRKTIKHDYSEFERVLIEPKIIEKVKRVPKIKTENNDITKKLSKASKSKQSTPEVVVPAETVPKKEPSSSSSTTTIFSKPSNSASTKQENGEKDEFSVFSSKFKKLSSDFNANSEESLTSTSTVPSLSASASDATKTPPPAPAQNTASKSDDEDEEISLRKNKKPAKKPSSAQMVSLSDESDLEILENLPSQPRKRAARAAKAKPSAYSQDISDDSFLDDDDDANSDGSFHASE; encoded by the coding sequence ATGACGCAGTCTAAGAGTGTTTCTGAGAGATATCAAAAGATATCTCAACTTGAACATATCTTAAAGAGACCAGATACGTACATTGGTTCTGTTGAAACACAAGAATCGGTGCAATGGATTCATGATGAGGCAACGGATTGTATGATTGAGAAGACAGTGAATATTGTGCCTGGtcttttcaagattttcGATGAAATTTTGGTCAATGCGGCTGACAACAAGGTTCGTGATCCTAGCATGAAGAAGATCGACGTCACGATAAACCAGGAAGAGAATTTGATCGAGGTCAGAAATGATGGTAAGGGTATTCCCGTTGAAATTCACGAAAAGGAAGGAATCTACATTCCAGAGATGATTTTTGGTCATCTTCTAACATCTTCCaattatgatgatgatgagaagaaGGTTACAGGTGGTAGAAACGGTTATGGTGCCAAGCTTTGTAACATTTTCTCCACTGAGTTCATTTTAGAAACCGCTGATCCTTCCAAAGGTCAGAAGTATGTCCAGAAATGGGAAAATAATATGTCTGTATGCCACCCTCCATCTATTACCTCATACAAAAGAGGTCCTTCTTACACTAAGGTGTCATTTAGAGCAGATCTACAAAGATTTAATATGGAGAAACTTGACGATGATATTGTTGGTGTTATGCGTCGTCGTGTTTATGATATCAATGGTTCGGTTCGTGACGTGAACGTTTCCTTAAATGGAAAACCCTTGAAgatcaaaaacttcaagaactATGTTGAGTTATATCTAAAATctcttgaaaagatcaaactCAACAGATTGCAAGAGTTAACGAATCCAGATGAACCAGCCCAGGAACCAACCAATATTCCTGCCATTTTGTACGAGAAGATCAATGATCGTTGGGAAATTGCATTCGCGGTTTCAGAAAACTCTTTCCAACAGATTTCTTTCGTCAACTCCATTGCCACAACTTCCGGTGGTACGCACGTCAATTATGTGACAGATCAAATCGTGAAGAAGGTTTCAGACcgtttgaagaagcaaaagaagtcCATTAAACCATTCCAAATCAAGAATAACATGTTTATCTTTATTAACTGTTTGATTGAAAACCCAGCGTTCACATCGCAAACTAAGGAACAGCTTACAACCAGAGTTAAAGACTTCGGTTCAAAATGTGAAGTTCCTAACGATTTCGTGAACAAAGTCATGAAAACAGATTTAGCGACAAGAATCTTTGATATTGCTGACGAAAATGCAGAAAAGCAGTTAAAGAAAACTGATGGTTCGAGAAAGAATAGAATAACAGAATATCCTAAACTTGAGGATGCCAACAAAGCTGGTACAAAGGAAGGTTACAAATGTACTTTGGTGCTCACAGAAGGTGATTCTGCCTTATCACTTGCTGTCGCCGGTTTAGCCGTTGTCGGAAGAGATTATTATGGCTGTTTCCCACTAAGAGGTAAGATGTTAAATGTGAGAGAAGCTACACCTGATCAAATCACCAAAAATGCTGAAATTCAAGCCATTAAAAAGATTATGGGTTTGCAACATAAAAAGCGTTATGAAGATGCAACCTCTTTAAGATATGGTCATATCATGATTATGACAGATCAAGATCACGATGGTTCTCATATTAAAGGTTTGATTATCAATTTCCTTGAAAGCTCTTTCCCTGGTTTACTAGATATTCCAGGCTTTTTGATTGAGTTCATTACACCAATTATCAAGATCACTATTACCAGACCTAAAAAGCAAActatttctttctataaCATGCCGGATTATGAAAAGtggagagaagaagagtctCATAAGTACACTTGGAAGCAAAAGTATTACAAGGGTTTGGGTACTTCGACGCAACAAGAAGCACGTGAATATTTCTCACAACTAGATCTGcacttgaagaagttccaTGCTCTACAAGGTGACGATTGCCAATTAATTGATTTGGCCTtttcgaagaaaaaggcTGATGATCGTAAAGAGTGGTTGAAGTTATATGAACCTGGTACAGTGTTAGATCCTAAGCTCACGGAAATTCCAATCAGtgatttcatcaacaaagaATTAATTCTCTTCTCGTTGGCAGATAATATAAGATCTATTCCTTCCGTATTAGATGGGTTAAAACCTGGTCAAAGAAAGGTTATCTATGCCTGTTTTAAGAGAAATTTAAAATCAGAAATCAAGGTTGCTCAACTAGGTGGTTATGTTTCTGAACATACCGGATATCATCACGGTGAAGCTTCCCTATATCAAACGATTGTTGGTTTAGCCCAAGATTTTGTTGGTTCTAACAATATTTACTTGTTGAAGCCTAATGGTGCTTTCGGTACCAGAGCTACTGGTGGTAAAGATTCAGCTGCTCCGAGATATATCTTCACAGAGCTTAATAAGATCACTAGAAAAATCTTTAACTCTCTAGACGATCCATTATTAACCTACATTCAAGACGATGAACAAACAGTTGAACCTGAATGGTACTTGCCTGTAATTCCTATGATTTTGGTCAATGGTTGTGAAGGTATTGGGACTGGTTGGAGTACCAACATTCCGCCATTCAATCCTGTAGATATTGTCAACAATGTCAAGCGCTTGCTTAAGGGAGAAGAGATGGAGCCAATGGCGCCTTGGTACAGAGGATGGAAAGGttctattgaaaaaatcGATACCCAAAAGTATCGTACATACGGTAGAATCGAACAAATTGATGAGTGTACCCTCGAAATCACTGAACTTCCTCCTAAGACATGGACATGTGTTATAAAAGAATACTTATTGTTAGGTTTAAGTGGTAACGACAAGGTCAAACCATGGATTAAGGATATGCAAGAGCAGCATGGTGCTACAATTAAGTTTATAGTTACGTTGTCTCCAGAGGAGATGGAAAAGACGAGAAAGATTGGTTTCTATGAAAGATTCAAGTTAGTATCGACTGTCAGTCTCAGTAATATGGTTGCATTTGATCCTCAAGGtaagatcaagaagtatGACGATGTTCGTGATATCTTGTCCGATTTCTACTACACTAGACTTGAATACTatcagaagagaaaggatTACATCAGTGAAAGGTTGAAATGGGAGGTGGACAAGCTTTCTTTCCAAGTGAAATTCATTAAGATGattgttgaaaaagaattgacTGTCAGTAATAAGCCACGTCCTGTgcttttcaaagaacttGAATCGCTAGGTTTCCCCactttcaacaaagaagGTAAACCAACTTACGGAAAGGTGTCGGACATCGCTTCTATCGAAGAGATCAAaaaagatgaggatgaggacgacgacgatgaagatgatgagaagGAAGATCCAGACGAAAGTGAAGATGTGGTCAATGGACCGGAGGAGAAGTTTGGTAACTACGACTATCTTTTGGGAATGAAGATCTGGTCGTTGACCAAGGAAAGGTACGAGAAACTATTGGAGCAAAtgcaagaaaaacaaaccGAATTGGAAAGATTGCTCAAACTCTCTGCCAAGGACTTGTGGAACATCGATTTGGACGACTTCATGGCGCAGTACGAACGTTTCATCGAActagatgaagaaatcagAAACAACATCGTTCCAGACGCTGCcaccaagaagaaaggaaagagaaCCAGACGGAaagacgatgacgattACGATCCTAAGAAACCTAAGAAGAGATCAAGAAAGACTATCAAGCATGACTACTCCGAGTTCGAGAGAGTGTTGATCGAACCTAAAATCATCGAAAAGGTGAAAAGAGTGCCAAAGATCAAGACTGAAAATAACGATATCACCAAGAAGCTTTCCAAGGCCAGCAAAAGCAAGCAATCCACACCGGAAGTTGTGGTTCCTGCAGAAACTGTGCCCAAAAAGGAAccctcctcctcctcctccacAACTACGATCTTCTCTAAACCTTCTAACTCGGCATCAACAAAGCAGGAAAACGGCGAAAAGGACGAATTCAGCGTCTTCTCCAGcaagttcaagaagttaAGCTCGGATTTCAACGCAAACAGCGAAGAGTCACTCACGTCTACTTCTACTGTTCCCTCACTATCCGCCTCTGCCTCTGATGCCACGAAAACCCCGCCTCCAGCACCAGCACAAAACACCGCCTCCAAAAGcgatgacgaagatgaagaaatcagTCTAcggaaaaacaaaaagccTGCCAAGAAACCCTCCTCCGCTCAGATGGTATCTCTGAGCGACGAAAGCGACCTCGAAATCCTCGAGAATCTGCCCTCccaaccaagaaaaagggcCGCTAGAGCCGCTAAGGCCAAACCATCCGCCTACAGCCAAGATATCTCCGACGACAGTTTCCTagatgatgacgacgacgcCAACTCCGATGGATCATTCCACGCATCCGAATAA
- the NST1 gene encoding Nst1p — translation MVAHKKGKKKSKKQHGSGSEKEVKDSKIHAEIIDEESEYPTSRVIKRAPNGDVIVESLPEQDSGDGSDSHNDRTGPGGALGDTVEDVEDTKWPIKLDTHWESLSLEERRNILRISKDELFEMIKSYKNVHSCDCSMCGRNNNMNIEQEIEQIYAELYESAKYEDAETDFIQFHLKLIKEYQSKGNDSSYFHSHHRKHSNHKEGDSVDTANSGDHIDNSSNNEEQSTVKLPKNSNTDSAQDDSNDPFLKSLHADYPIKYYLPEEVLAAEEADELKYMDKADANTNSHPTFSPPSKHSPASLDWKQEIKQFKSSKQKQLTETDIQPSGDLQRLQEVEQISASPSYGEVDSKLLSFAKTLVSSHPHIAEEFINRAIMYPHIKAITEDMMNNEGEGLKNAMESLVLQQQQHQQENEDALSQYEATSSDGGDLENSSQDNNNSDENEDDDSKQKNDGKTIDTVSATGSTEIEALINNVNFDFVKDPTSVSSLIGACYDVINNKDKRLEIDKDNREHKEELERLRHEISAAESHESYDWSNDEYEEGSERNEPDEDYIDDEDIDDHHLDSDYDDDDVIYDDIDENVKSNKESYSTDHGHGSLVDRHHKSSMPNDSEECIDDDYDSEIDHAERLEEGRRLIQIAITKLLQKKLIASYQEKEAEKNRERLLMELEAEENQKKEREKRKQKKKEKEKEKKRLQQLAKEEEKRRQEEEELRLKKEAEEKELARREAQRKKVEEAKRKSDEKRKKKLAEQRRREEEQERIRKEKEELKRQREEEQKQKKLEKEKKQRELEEQRQQKKRLEEIEKQKQQQQQQQQQTEATIKSQEHASMDISRAEATPYNLITNDVFHSNTTLNDDIFNMINQASKSMSSSPSRTQDSALDASMLASRGIHNPMSTEDVLLPPSSTYSLPNTSPHTQTAFSQQGSSLPLNSLGSWEQSQSSQAYYNAQNPSVEVPNTLPSYADGNVNVSNEVNSITNFLKDTTINDIPISSKNSLPSQSLEPLSISPRPQSVVYNRPALWSNDTTQRINRFNHQQAQPNQLSSSQQRRSIWDSSSDSAFAVNSTNGFGSSIWGSATPIQAPATTILPSPQATEPSNESYMDILTNCYKLLSPDNSFVPLDKLYQASLTQINAKSVLSYSQFVSTLMSMKKLNKCELLNDNTGMLAYCRMGGPMSAGLSAYSQGSYSGAPSHATADTQSLGAIPTTAAPTNPLAQSLNSIFGDVSFSQAIPAVPAPVSQIDGMSNTNPDPANYLNYDQSFPVSYQGSNIWS, via the coding sequence ATGGTTGCCCATAAgaaagggaagaagaagagtaagaAGCAACATGGGTCTGGGTCTGAGAAGGAGGTGAAGGATTCGAAAATTCATGCTGAAATCATAGATGAGGAGTCCGAATATCCGACTTCGCGGGTTATTAAAAGGGCTCCAAATGGGGATGTAATAGTGGAGTCGCTTCCGGAGCAGGATTCAGGAGATGGTAGTGATTCTCATAATGATCGTACTGGCCCCGGAGGTGCGCTTGGTGATACGGTAGAGGATGTAGAGGATACGAAATGGCCGATCAAGTTGGATACGCATTGGGAATCCTTGTCATTAGAAGAAAGGAGGAATATATTACGAATCAGCAAAGATGAGCTCTTTGAAATGATCAAGTCGTACAAGAATGTCCATAGCTGTGATTGCAGTATGTGTGGTCGTAACAATAATATGAATATAGAGCAAGAGATTGAACAGATATATGCCGAACTCTATGAATCAGCAAAATATGAAGATGCCGAAACGGACTTTATACAGTTTCATTTGAAGCTCATAAAAGAGTACCAGAGCAAAGGAAACGATTCCAGTTACTTCCATTCACATCATCGTAAGCATTCTAACCATAAAGAGGGAGACTCTGTAGACACGGCCAATAGTGGAGATCATATTGAtaattcatcaaataatgaAGAGCAAAGCACAGTCAAACTTCCGAAAAACTCAAATACGGACAGTGCACAGGACGATTCTAACGATCCATTCCTCAAGTCATTACATGCTGATTATCCTATCAAGTATTATCTGCCCGAAGAAGTACTTGCTGCGGAAGAAGCAGATGAGTTAAAGTACATGGACAAAGCTGATGCAAATACCAATTCACATCCAACATTTTCCCCTCCTTCAAAACATTCACCAGCATCATTAGATtggaaacaagaaattaaaCAGTTTAAGAGCAGTAAGCAAAAACAACTAACTGAGACTGATATCCAGCCTTCGGGTGACCTACAAAGGTTgcaagaagttgaacaaaTCAGCGCATCGCCTTCATACGGTGAAGTCGATTCTAAGTTGTTGTCATTTGCTAAAACTCTAGTATCATCCCATCCACACATTGCTGAGGAGTTCATTAACAGAGCGATAATGTATCCACATATCAAGGCTATCACTGAAGACATGATGAATAATGAGGGCGAAGGCTTGAAAAACGCCATGGAAAGCTTGGTCttgcagcagcaacaacaccaacaagAGAACGAAGATGCATTATCACAATATGAGGCTACTTCTTCAGATGGTGGTGACCTCGAAAACTCTTCTCAAGACAATAATAACTCAGACGAAaatgaggatgatgacAGCAAGCAAAAAAACGATGGCAAAACTATTGATACTGTGAGTGCTACTGGAAGTACGGAGATAGAAGCATTGATAAATAATGTgaattttgattttgttaaGGATCCAACTTCAGTTTCATCGCTAATAGGTGCATGTTATGATGTGATTAATAACAAAGACAAGCGCTTAGAGATCGATAAGGACAATAGAGAACATAAAGAAGAGCTTGAACGTTTACGTCATGAAATATCAGCAGCTGAATCCCATGAATCTTATGATTGGTCAAATGACGAATATGAAGAAGGCAGCGAGCGAAATGAGCCTGATGAAGACTACATcgacgatgaagatatcGATGATCATCACTTGGATTCAgattatgatgatgatgacgtAATTTATGACGATATTGATGAGAATGTTAAATCTAATAAGGAATCATATTCCACAGATCATGGCCATGGTTCCTTGGTTGACCGCCATCATAAATCATCGATGCCTAACGATTCAGAGGAATGTATTGACGATGATTACGATAGCGAAATTGATCATGCGGAACGTCtggaagaaggaagaaggcTCATTCAGATAGCGATCACCAAGTtactacaaaagaaactaaTTGCCTCTTatcaagagaaagaagctgaaaagaACAGAGAAAGATTGTTAATGGAGTTGGAAGCGGAAGAgaaccaaaagaaagagagggAGAAACgaaagcagaagaagaaagagaaagagaaagagaaaaaacgTTTGCAACAGTTGGCAAAGGAGgaggagaaaagaagacaagaagaagaagaacttcgTTTAAAGAAGGAGGCTGAAGAGAAAGAGCTGGCACGTAGAGAAGCTCAGAGGAAAAaggttgaagaagcaaagcGTAAGAGTGATGAAAAACGTAAGAAGAAACTAGCAGAGCAAAGGCGTCGtgaggaagaacaagagcgCATTcgtaaagaaaaggaagagttAAAGAGGCAAcgtgaagaagaacagaagcagaaaaaattggagaaggagaaaaagcAGCGAGAATTAGAAGAGCAACGTcaacagaaaaagagattggaagaaatagaaaagcaaaaacaacagcaacagcaacagcaacagcaaaCGGAGGCTACTATCAAGAGTCAAGAGCATGCATCAATGGACATTTCAAGGGCAGAAGCCACCCCATATAATCTTATTACAAACGATGtatttcattcaaatacTACCTTGAATGATGACATATTCAATATGATCAATCAAGCCTCGAAATCAATGTCATCATCTCCATCTAGGACTCAAGATAGTGCTCTGGATGCTAGTATGCTAGCATCTAGAGGAATCCATAACCCAATGTCTACAGAAGATGTGCTACTACCCCCTTCATCAACATATTCACTACCTAACACTTCTCCTCATACACAGACTGCTTTCTCTCAACAGGGATCTTCATTGCCGTTAAACTCACTCGGTAGTTGGGAACAGTCACAGTCTTCACAAGCTTACTATAATGCCCAAAATCCATCAGTTGAAGTCCCTAACACTCTTCCTTCATATGCTGATGGAAATGTCAATGTGTCAAATGAAGTGAATAGTATaacaaacttcttgaaagatACTACTATAAATGATATTCCAATAAGTTCGAAAAACTCACTTCCTTCTCAGTCTCTAGAACCTCTCAGTATATCTCCTCGCCCACAGTCTGTTGTCTACAACCGACCAGCTCTATGGAGTAACGACACTACTCAAAGAATCAATAGATTCAACCATCAACAGGCCCAGCCAAATCAATTGTCTTCTTCGCAACAAAGGAGATCCATATGGGACTCTAGCTCGGATTCAGCTTTTGCAGTAAATTCAACAAACGGATTTGGCTCCAGTATCTGGGGTAGCGCAACACCAATACAAGCTCCAGCTACAACGATATTACCTTCTCCGCAGGCTACTGAACCTTCAAATGAGTCATACATGGATATTTTAACTAACTGCTACAAATTGTTGTCACCAGACAATAGTTTTGTTCCATTGGATAAATTGTACCAAGCATCTTTGACTCAAATCAATGCTAAGTCTGTTTTATCTTATTCGCAGTTCGTATCAACGTTAATGTCAATGAAAAAACTAAATAAATGTGAACTCCTAAATGATAACACAGGAATGTTAGCATATTGTCGGATGGGAGGACCAATGTCTGCAGGATTATCTGCGTATTCTCAAGGTTCATACTCCGGTGCACCTTCACATGCTACCGCAGATACGCAGTCTCTCGGTGCTATTCCGACTACTGCTGCTCCAACAAATCCGTTGGCTCAATCTTTGAACTCTATATTTGGGGATGTGTCGTTTTCACAAGCAATTCCCGCTGTGCCTGCGCCAGTATCTCAAATAGATGGAATGTCTAATACAAACCCTGATCCTGCGAACTATCTGAACTACGATCAGTCATTCCCAGTATCTTATCAAGGTAGTAACATTTGGAGCTAG
- the RHO2 gene encoding Rho family GTPase RHO2: MSTSPVKRKIVIIGDGACGKTSLLYVFTLGQFPEEYHPTVFENYVTDCRVDGIKVQLTLWDTAGQEEYERLRPFSYSKADIILIGFAIDDPESLGNARNKWAEEVLRYCPEAPVVLVGLKKDLRTIGDQSQMVTQEQAEQVARAIGAKKYMECSALTGENVDDVFEVATRTSLLVNKQPGHGCCVIS; encoded by the coding sequence ATGTCTACTAGTCCTGTAAAACGGAAGATAGTGATAATTGGTGATGGTGCTTGTGGTAAAACGTCATTGTTGTATGTCTTCACTTTAGGCCAATTCCCGGAGGAATACCACCCTACCGTTTTTGAAAACTACGTGACGGATTGCCGAGTGGATGGAATCAAAGTGCAGTTAACACTTTGGGATACTGCTGGACAGGAAGAGTACGAAAGGCTTAGACCCTTTTCTTATTCTAAGGCAGATATAATTCTCATCGGATTTGCTATTGATGATCCAGAGTCATTGGGTAACGCAAGAAATAAATGGGCAGAGGAGGTTTTGAGGTACTGCCCCGAGGCTCCTGTTGTTCTCGTTGGGTTAAAAAAGGATTTAAGGACGATAGGTGACCAAAGTCAAATGGTAACACAAGAACAAGCAGAGCAAGTAGCAAGAGCTATTGGTGCCAAGAAATATATGGAATGCAGTGCTTTAACGGGAGAAAATGTTGATGATGTGTTTGAAGTGGCTACGAGAACGAGTTTGCTGGTTAATAAGCAGCCAGGACATGGGTGTTGTGTAATATCATAA